From Corvus moneduloides isolate bCorMon1 chromosome 2, bCorMon1.pri, whole genome shotgun sequence, one genomic window encodes:
- the LOC116437975 gene encoding uncharacterized protein LOC116437975 — protein sequence MDFGSPFTLLCLLMTITVTQGSAIRTTAVSGDSAVFSLGIQSLQNFSSMSKEDEKCVTNVLSDTLLAKCGTSATRCLNLENGSLVLRNVEKDDEGKYEFVFQNNTRSFALEVFELTIGIQCFPDGTAELSCNVASNENMVFRWLLNGTHLNAEGACIKNAGKMVHLDKTEPGKFVCEVLKGSHVTRTRPITLSCSYDLLRYPGFIYILAGCAAGVLILVVALPAAVCCCMKRRHKFIPVPSEEEKDDGLTMSVVSSEGMKSPPNGDRVEAQAAQTDHPPKPDAAQIGQGVEPQPLAEENLPVQIEAEEMPDPEVIVDMESQEDASDCFPDPTDD from the exons ATGGATTTCGGCTCTCCTTTTACTCTGCTCTGCTTGCTGATGACAATAACTGTTACTCAAG GCTCTGCCATCCGGACCACTGCGGTCAGCGGCGACTCAGCAGTCTTTTCTTTGGGAATCCAAAGCCTGCAgaacttctccagcatgagCAAGGAGGATGAGAAATGCGTTACAAATGTCCTAAGTGATACTTTGTTGGCCAAGTGTGGCACTTCTGCCACTAGATGCCTGAACTTGGAGAACGGCTCCCTAGTGCTGAGGAATGTGGAGAAAGATGATGAAGGAAAATatgaatttgtttttcagaacaaCACCAGAAGTTTTGCACTGGAAGTATTTG AGTTGACCATTGGTATCCAGTGCTTCCCTGATGGGACTGCAGAGTTGTCCTGCAACGTGGCCAGCAACGAGAACATGGTCTTTCGGTGGCTGCTGAATGGCACCCACCTGAATGCCGAGGGGGCTTGCATTAAGAATGCTGGGAAGATGGTTCACCTGGACAAAACTGAGCCTGGAAAGTTTGTATGTGAAGTTTTGAAGGGGAGCCATGTCACAAGGACCAGGCCCATTACACTGTCTTGCAGCTACG ACCTGCTGCGGTACCCGGGGTTCATTTACATCCTGGCAGGGTGTGCAGCCGGTGTGCTTATCCTGGTGGTGGCTTTGCCTGCAGCCGTATGTTGCTGCATGAAGAGGAGACACAAATTCATCCCAGTGCCTTCAG aggaggagaaggatgaCGGATTAACAATGTCAGTGGTGTCCAGCGAAGGCATGAAGAGTCCCCCCAATGGAGACCGTGTCGAGGCTCAAGCTGCCCAAACTGACCATCCTCCGAAGCCTG atGCTGCCCAGATTGGTCAAGGTGTTGAGCCCCAGCCACTGGCAGAAGAAAACTTACCAGTGCAGATAGAAGCTGAGGAAATGCCGGATCCTGAGGTCATAGTTGATATGGAAAGCCAGGAAGATGCCTCAGACTGTTTCCCGGATCCAACTGATGACTGA